Below is a genomic region from Oryzias melastigma strain HK-1 linkage group LG7, ASM292280v2, whole genome shotgun sequence.
ttttgtaaaaatgaacacaGCCAAAGAttttggtcacatttttttACCCACTTTCcaaacaacttttcaaaatggAGCAAAGCAGAAATACAAAAGATATATATTATTCCTGGAGTTGAATTCTCCTAAAAGAAACTGTGTCAGACCTGGGGAACGTAGGGTCCCATTGAGCTGGTATTCAGATGGAAGGGGAAAAGTTTAGGAAtctgaaagaagaaaacatctgTCAACAGTGTTTATAACCGAAGCAGTGTgtctaaatgcaaaaaaaaaaaaaaatgtgctcaaTTTAAGTTAATTAAAATTCACAACTTGATTTATGCGCGAACATACAGTTGCGGTTGCAAATCTACTCAGCTGCGGTTGTGAATATTAATGACCTTAAATTGAGCCCATACCCTTCATCTTGTGCATGCATGTCTCTTCATAACAGCACTTACCATGCTGTCAGTGATGAGAATCTGAAGTTTTTTGGCCGAAAAGTATCCATAAGCAGCAGAGTTCAGAGAGAATTCCGACACACCAGCTGACAGCATGTAACCGGGGAGGTCAGGCATTGTGAAGGGTTTGGACTGAAATGGAGGCTCTGCGTGAGTCTGGATACTGTAGAACTCCCCCTTTTGATAAACAGGGATGAAGGATCAGTTCAAGAACAGATAGTCTCTCATAAACATTCAAAACTAGCATTCTAATGAAGCATTGTCTATACAGAAGTGGGCATTTGTGGTAATGACTGATTCCAGAAGTGAATTTTCATGGCAGCTTTCATTTCCATAGAAGCAGTAGAACCTAGTTACCATTTCTGCTTctgcaaattatgtttttacagTAAACCAACACTGTGCAAAGTGTTACCTTTAAACCCAAGTTCAAATTTGACGGGCTGAAAACAGGCAAGCGCGTGAGGGGAAGTTCAAGAGACAGGACCTGGTTGACAGCGTAGGAaactaaatgagaaaaaataaaccaaacaagtTAATTCTGCACATTGAATGatgttattttaatataaatatatatttataatatattcAATATATTGTTAATACTattaaaaactgtgattttgaGGAGGATTTCTGTGCACATTATTGCAGTACCATTCATGGCCTGTAGGCGGCTCTCCAACTCCTCAACAGATTTCTGCACAGCAGGGCAGATCTGGAAGAAGAAAATGCAATAAGCTGTAATATTTAAAGCCTAAACAGTAAGGAGTATGTTTGAGATTGAAAAACGAAAAATCAACACttacattactttttatttcgTCAATGATATGACCCTTTATATAATTCATAAAGGGGTTGATTATCcaactatatataaaaaaaaaccctcaattataaaaaattaaaatgtgtataGGTAAAGTTGTGGTTTCTCTTTTCCACAATACCTGGATCCTCCATATAACTGTATATTCACATCTTGAACCTCGCCATCACAGCTGACGCTGTTGACGGACAGGTGCCCGTCAGCATTTCTCCCCAGCGACACCACAGAGGTCACATCCACACCTAATATAGCCATGTCAAAGGATCCACCGTCATGTCTGGAATTACATAGAACCATCCCCATCAAGAACTTCAAATGACAAATGcaagcatgtaactgaaaaacgTCATGATGGAACTGAAAAAGGCTTCTCTTGCAAAGTACATAATATATCTGAACATGTGTGGGAGCTTGTGTCCATGTTTATAGGATAAAGAGAGAACTGAGGGACACTCACATGATGTGATACTTAATTGCCCAACCACCAGTGAGAGCTGCATTGAGACCTGTGATGGTTGTCTTGAACCCTGAGAAAGTCTCAGAGAACTCGACATTTGGCTCTGGAAAGTCACACTTTGTTATTTTGAGGCTGTGGATCATAATAGACAGAGAAAACagtattatttatattataggTAACATGGTTCAGATATGTGAAGAAATATGCtgcttttccttttaaacacaattgtaaatttaaaaaataaagttccatTCAAATCATCGTTTAATCTATTTTGAAAACGTTCCcattatataattattattgtgccgtttttttgagaaaatcaaaaaacatgttttctatgacaaagtttctgcaaaatGGTAAGTTTTCATGCGGTGGACAGTGACCACTGGCATGGAACATCCCCGCTCCCCTTCCCCTCACCagtgctgagagctctctgtttatgAGGGTCTGCCCAGTGTAATTTCTACATAACAAatctgctctttttcaaactgtattttttgtccgcttctgatttacaacaatttgaacaaatatatactcagaaatgcaattttaagcttcatatTCTTCACAAATgccctccattatcagaaaaactccacacagaaaaatgttaaaaaacatcaaaaacacaattgtcttTAAAGACCATCTCcagtgaaaactgtgtttttggtgtctttatTGTGTTCCTGTAGTATTTTTCACATAATAGAAAACATATTACATAAGAATTActtcaaaaatgcaattaatgACTGTTATTTAATTACTGTTTtggtataaaataaatatatttataaattatttaatgttttcattattcTCAACTGTTTTGATGTTTATATACTGTAAGTTATTTTCAGTAACAATGTGTACATGGTTGTAGATGtaccttttgcttttttctgaatGTATGCATGTAACTGGAGCAGAAAAGtaagtttttattcattctgGTGCCCCTGCACAAGATGTCTTGTactgttttaatgtttgctttttgtggaaattaaataaaatagaaaaaaacgtATATGAGAAAAATTAAGCGTAAAACTGGGTtcctctttattcaaatctcttggaaacaggaacagaaacaaattttgtttgtaaaaacatgtataGAAACACAGTCAGAAGACCCAATGCTCCCTGatccactctattctgatgcatccacttgtagacgactagatctgtgaacgtctttgtttttcttgtctgaacTGGCATTTAGTTCAAAACTAcccagctggatagctccaatattgctcaccatttttgagAGTGTTAAAATCTGGATTttagtggaggcttacttccccATTAAAAGCCCCGCCCTCGGTTCATGGATGAATTTCTatagctgctctgcagaaactatgtcttaggttttttaaaaaggtatagtcataattcaaagaccactgggaacgcttttacactagattggagagggactttaaaaatatattgtttgaCTTGAAGTCTATAAGTCAATAACTTCctgttcagaaaaatgtttaatttaatattatttaatcaaattcaaTGTGGGAATTCTCAGTtagtttaaaatcaaattaagttaagaatattttctttttttcaacaatatagAACACAGTCCTACCCGCTCAGTGTATATTGGATGGTGCCAATCAGAGTATTGAAGTTGCCCTGGATGTCGGGCAGGGTCACATGCTCCAGCATGTCTTGTATCCATCCGGCCCCCACGTGTTTTCCTGAGAAAAAagcatcacaaataaaaaatgtcactgaCATTTGTGTTTGAGAAGCTTCTATTTGTGTTCTTGCAAAACTGTTGGCAGCACACACACCTGTGTGACTTCTGCTTACCGTACTGAAGACCTTTGTTGGTGAGGAGGACTTGGATGGCAGGATTCTGTCCACACGTGTAAGGTAGGAGCATCAACGCAACTATCACCAGCTGAAGCATCCTGTTGGGTTAACACTGAAATACCTGAAAGTCCTGGTGAAATGATCAAGCCGGTCTGCTCTACATGGGGCCACTCGTCTCTCTGTTGTGTTGCTTCCTGACTGCAGCTCTAAGAAGTGAAACTTAGTGACACGTGACCCATACAATGGACGAGACAGCTGAGCCTTTCTGTGGCTTTGTGTGGGAGGaagtgagcaaatatttgaaACTCTGATCTGTGTCGTTTAATCAAATTGTCTAAAAACGACCCACTTACGCCTAAATTCATAATATTTGAGGGGATGGAAGTCATTTTCAGAATCATATACTACAAAATTTTCTTCGAAGACATAACTTATAAACATCCTCATTCTGAGAGTAAGGACTTGAGCGCTAAATTAGTTTTATAGGGAAgtgaaacctttaaaaaaaaatcaagtttttttttttttatttaacctttggTAACCCCTTCACACAATAAGTCACTCATACCATTTGTGACTCTTTAAGGAAATGTCTGTGAAATATATACATAACTGGACATAAAGTGAGGCAAGAAGGggttaaaaataatcatatttaagcACAATAGGTATAGTGTGATGGAGAAGAACAATTGACTGTCTTAACACTTCCTCTGTTGAAAGTTGGAGCTTAATTAACCTTTTAAAGGTGGAAGTTTAACAGTAAGAGTGTCACCTCCCATCCACTGACTGAGCAAATAAAGATTAGACTCACCAGccataaaatattcaatttatttatctCTTGTTTCAACAAATACTCTTTTTTGTCTCACACAGCTTGTTTGGTTCCATTAAATCACAATGAACAAATTCAGCAGGAAGAGACGGTTTCAGGTAACACATAGGACCCACTTATTTGCACTTGATTCACATCATTCAAAAACACGAGAAACGTGGAAtataattgtccaaaaaaatgaaaaaataaacaccagaaaacaataataattaaaaaaaaaaatcagttcaaaCACAGAGGTTATTTATGGGTCACTGAGCACCATGTGGTCCAAAGGGTGTCTTCTTTCAAGGATCAATGATAGTCCATTAAACCGACAATAACATATTAACTCCATTGTTTATCACATATTTCATTCCCCAGATAGaaacacatacacactcacagTAAATTCCACACTGGCACTGCATGAACACTGACATCTGGATTGTAATGCTTGAATATTCTAGAGATCTGAGAGATTTTTcttacaaaacactttttttttcttcaaatgagCCAACTACTTTACACTAAGACTGTAGAGTTTATTATTGCACATTATCACGAAGGCAAAATAATAGATgtacatttcacaaaaaaaatcctcctctTATGTAAAGTGATCAATTGTAGCCTTAAGGGGGACTGATTGTTCTAGCTCAGTCATGGATATTGTACCTGTAAGCCTCTATGAGGCCTTCAATGGAGTGGATGAAGCCGGAAATGGCGCAGATGCCCCCAATGACAAAAATGGAAACATCAAAGAAGACGTGGTGCCAGAGGAGGTTTCTCCACTGGAGCTTCAGGTGAAAGAGGCTCGGCAGGAGGAAGCACAGGCCTGCGCCGGTCAAGCTCCCCGTCAAACCCATGAGGAGGGCAAAATGGGGGACAAAGACAGCCATCAGGAGGGTAAAAACAACCAAGGCAACTCGGAGGCCCAGACCCCACGTTTTCAGCTGCCCAGTGGGGCTGTAGCAGTCAGGAAAGAGGGCTCTCCCCCCATCCTGGAACAAGGACTTCTCCAGGACTTCAACTGCAGCAAAGAACGGCAGGGGGTAGGACAGCAGCGCCTTGGCCACAAGGAAGAGATTCACCACAGCACGGATGGTTGAAGGCAGGTTATCTGTGATCACCTCTTTGGTGGTATCTGCCCACGTCAAGTAGGCCACCAAGGCGAAGAGGCCCTTGAGGACGCAGGCTGCAATGTGAGTCCAGTCCATCATGCAGTGGAACTCGCTGGGCTTCTGCATGTTCCCCTCCAGGGAGGGCAGGAAGATCTGGGATGTGTAGCTGAACACGATGATGCCGATGGAGATGGGGAATTTCTTCACGTCGATGTAGAACTTGACCTTCTCCCAGGCCCACTCGCGCGCCCTGGAGAGGCAGTAGGCGATCACGAGGATGTTGATGATGAAGTGCGCCACCGTGCAGAGGAAGCTGAACTTGGACACGGCCTTGAGGTTCTTCAGGAACGCGCAGGGCAGGAGTGCGGCCGTGGCCACCACGGACCAGGCCTTCTGCGAGACGGGGAAGCCCGGGAAGCTGTTGTACATCAGGTTCCCGCTCACCACCACGTACAGGATGCAGGTCATGATCAGCTCGATGATCTGCGCCACGTTCACCACGTGGCCCCCCAGAGCCGGGAAGCGGGGCGCGCAGCAGGCGTTGGCGATGTCCACGTAGGAATCCCTGACGCGCACCTTCAGCCCGTCCTCGTTGTCCTCGTACAGACACGCGATGAGGATTTTGCCGGTGTAGCAGCACACCACAGCCGCAAAGATAATGAGGAAGAGGCCGAGGTATCCACCGTGGAGGATGGCGTACGGCAGGCCGAGGACGAACATGCCCTGCGGACAGAGAAGCGCAGCGGAGTGGTGAAGGATGAGGCCCACATCGCAGTGACAGGCCTATCAGCCCCGCGCGCACGGGCACGCTCACACAGCTCcactaaaaaaaaccctccaatTATATTAGtgcacagcaaaaataaaaaatatatgaaacatctataaaacacattttttatttacatttttatgattatttttagccttttttccaataaaaatccCTCTCATGTTAGATTAATAAAggaaaagcaattaaaaaacgaattatttaattcatttgtgTTAGCTGGATACAGGGATTAAGCCGTTTATAAGTCTATCAGGCTCAAACAGGCCCCTATCTGCCCGCCTGCAGCTTCACTGataaaaagatttgaataaataaaatttaaaattccGCTTCAGCTGGAAATAGAACTAAATGGTAAATTAAAGATTGCACATGTggatttaacaaaattaatatgcaaaaacatatttaattatcTTTAGACCTGAGAATTTATCTAATTATATATGtggattgattttattaaaacatgtcaaaagtAAAGCAGAAAAATCTTCAAGGTGACTTTTATACATGATATATGTTACCTGAATGGCGTTGGTGACGTTCCAACCAGCTTCCCATGAGGTTATTTTTGGCTTGTCCTCGTCCAAAGACCCCCCAGATTTCAGGGTGGAGGACCTTGGGCCGGTGCCATCTCTCTGGTAGTGGCTGTCCCCCTCCAGCTCCCCCTCTCCATCCAtgcctcctcctccctcctcgtCTCCCTGGAGGACATCCATCTGCATCCCTTGCCTGTAGTCATAATCCAGGTCGTCGCACTCCGCGAAGCCCAGACCC
It encodes:
- the bpifcl gene encoding bactericidal permeability-increasing protein; translated protein: MLQLVIVALMLLPYTCGQNPAIQVLLTNKGLQYGKHVGAGWIQDMLEHVTLPDIQGNFNTLIGTIQYTLSGLKITKCDFPEPNVEFSETFSGFKTTITGLNAALTGGWAIKYHIIHDGGSFDMAILGVDVTSVVSLGRNADGHLSVNSVSCDGEVQDVNIQLYGGSSWIINPFMNYIKGHIIDEIKSNICPAVQKSVEELESRLQAMNVSYAVNQVLSLELPLTRLPVFSPSNLNLGLKGEFYSIQTHAEPPFQSKPFTMPDLPGYMLSAGVSEFSLNSAAYGYFSAKKLQILITDSMIPKLFPFHLNTSSMGPYVPQLPKLLPGLLMNLNVYATEAPMFSVQSGFVNLTVQAAVKAAAIESNGSNVPLFTLKAVVMLGGKMWIADGRMKGSVMLNNFTLTLASTEVGPFKTDNLEKMCKNGIELFGLPQVNKKLAEGMMLPRMKHVTPVNSVLTVEEGFITISSDAQVLDVL
- the LOC112159853 gene encoding vesicular inhibitory amino acid transporter produces the protein MAHLIRHKLTNKLTNAAHTVSHKSQAKVSGVFARLGFQAATDEEGLGFAECDDLDYDYRQGMQMDVLQGDEEGGGGMDGEGELEGDSHYQRDGTGPRSSTLKSGGSLDEDKPKITSWEAGWNVTNAIQGMFVLGLPYAILHGGYLGLFLIIFAAVVCCYTGKILIACLYEDNEDGLKVRVRDSYVDIANACCAPRFPALGGHVVNVAQIIELIMTCILYVVVSGNLMYNSFPGFPVSQKAWSVVATAALLPCAFLKNLKAVSKFSFLCTVAHFIINILVIAYCLSRAREWAWEKVKFYIDVKKFPISIGIIVFSYTSQIFLPSLEGNMQKPSEFHCMMDWTHIAACVLKGLFALVAYLTWADTTKEVITDNLPSTIRAVVNLFLVAKALLSYPLPFFAAVEVLEKSLFQDGGRALFPDCYSPTGQLKTWGLGLRVALVVFTLLMAVFVPHFALLMGLTGSLTGAGLCFLLPSLFHLKLQWRNLLWHHVFFDVSIFVIGGICAISGFIHSIEGLIEAYRYNIHD